From the genome of Capsicum annuum cultivar UCD-10X-F1 chromosome 4, UCD10Xv1.1, whole genome shotgun sequence:
GATAGACGGAAATAGAATTGGTGGTTGCATACCACCAGAGATCGAAAACCTGAAAGGGCTTCAACGACTTGATCTTTCATCAAATCATTTGGTTGGGATGATTCCTGGGGAATTTGGAAAATTGACCTCTCTAGAGTATCTTTTTTTGCAAAATAACCACATTTCTGGCAATATACCTGGGGAACTTGGGGCACTGACAAAGTTAGATTCCCTTGACCTGTCAAACAATAGATTGAATGGGTCGATACCAGCGTTTATAGAAGATTACAGGCACGTGTTTCTCTTGAACCTGAGCAACAATAAGTTCGGCCAGAAAATTCCAAAGGAGATAGGGGGTATAACTCAACTTAATGTACTTGATTTGAGCCATAATCTTCTAGTTGGAGAAATACCCCCTCAGTTAGCCAATTTGAAGTCCTTGGTAAGCTTTAATCTTTCCCACAATGGCCTCTCTGGATGAATTCCTAAAGAATTTGGAAGTTTGACTAGTTTGCAGGATCTTGTATTGTCGGGCCTTGTGAAAGGCCATCATCCTCAATGATGAAGGGACATAACTTCATCCTTATCACTGTACTTCCTATTATGGGAACACTGGTACTTCTTTGCGCTCTCGCTGGTGCTCTCCTTATGTGTGATCAAAGAAGACGAGTTAGAGAGGTTGAGAAATGGGATGATGGTTGGCTTTCAATATCCATGATAGATGGAAAGGCATTGTATAGGGACATCTTAAACGCCACTGGGGACTTTGATGCAAAATTTTGCATTGGGAAAGGAGGGCATGGAAGTGTTTACAAGGTAAACCTTCCATCACTAGGGAATATAGCTACGAAGAGATTTCATTCTTCATTTGAGAATACACATCCCAAAAGCTTCATGAATGAAGTAAGGGCATTGACTGGGATTAAGCATTGGAACATTGTAAACCTCTACGGCTATTTTTCGAATGCACAACACTCGTTCTTGGTTTATGAGTATGTGGAGAGGGGGAATTTGTCTAGTATTTTGAGCATTGAAGTTGAGTCCAAGAAATTGGATTGGATTAAAAGGGTGAATATCATTAAGGGTGTTGCTTTTGCTTTATCTTACATGCACCACGATTGTTTACCACCGATTGTTCATCGAGACATATCAAGTAGTAATATTTTGCTTGATTTTAAGTATGAAGCTCGTGTTGCAGACTTTGGCATAGCTAAGCTTCTCAAGCCAGACTCATCCAATTGCACTGCATTTGCAGGCACATATGGCTATGTTGCACCTGGTAAGGTTTAACTAGAGGTGACGCCTAGATTTCAACGAAGGGGgttctatatttaaaaaagactttggattttaattaagggggttccatattcaaagaaaactcagtcgaagggagttcaacacctactatataaccacataaaaaataattttaatcacatataaatagtatatttttccgtcgaagggggttcggccgaacccccgAACAGAAGACTGGCTCCGCCCCTGGGTTTAACTTAAACTATTatccttttttgaaaaaattcatgACCTATAGCCAAACACTCTTATCATGTTTTAATCTCATTTGCACGTTTAAATTGTTAATATTCTTTTTGGAAATTGTAATGTTTCAGAGCTTGCATTTACAATGAAGGTTACACAAATGTGTGATGTCTATAGCTTTGGGGTATTAGCATTGGAGATAATCAAAGGAAAGCATCTTGAAGAGTACATTACTGTGCTAGCAAATTCATCTACTATAGATCATGTTCAACATGGTGATTTTCTAGATGAACGCCTGCCGTATCCTGAAGATAGAGTGAatgaaattttgtttttttatcatcAAACTCCCAAATCAAGACCAACAATGCATTTCATCTCTCATAAGTTATCATCAATGGATGTACATCCTCCCACTCATCAGAGAAACCCCTATATAAGGCGAGCTACATAATCCCTGGTACATAAGGTGTCTTTTACTTTGCATGTATTGAAGTGAATAACATGTGTGAATTATTTTGATAGTGGACTAGTATTGTTGTATTGTTAGGGAGCTTATTTGGTTTACTATATTAATATACATACCGTATAGTgtaaaagatgattttatctccTTATgctaacaaataataaaaatcttattCGTGAAGTAGCGATTGTACAGTACGATTACTTTGCATAGTTCTTATTGCTAAGGGAAAATGCTTAAATATGcgactgaactatcagaaatgattcatttatgccatccgttaaaagttgggctcattcatgccatcgccgttacaaaactggctcatcaatgccattacttttaacagtCGGTTTTTAGAAACAGCTTTACCACGTGGCGGCATATTAGAGGTCTacgtcatttttttaattttttttaaaaaattattttaattttttttttttgatgcagtaaaagaatccacccaactttttgatccattaaaaattagtttgatctatacttttaaaatttgagattatttgtatattgccccatatcaatagtttttttttccttttctgacTTTCATGTGTGAATCTGTTCACAACACAGATCAATAATATGATCATCTTCCTTTGAACTAAGTTTTACTTGATTAATTACTGTTAAtgagttaattttgagattatttgtgtaTCGCCTCATATCATCCGAGTATTTATAGTTACCAAGCTCAtcgacttttttttcttttggctgTATGCGGCGTAAAATTGTGGTCAAATATAGTAAATTGATCCATAGACAAGCAAAGACAATAAGACAATACGTCTCATGCCGTCACTTTATCATCCTCATACCTATCCTGCAAAAATTCCAGTACAGTGGCGTTGATATCAATTATTGTGCTAATTAATTaccataaaatacttttaatattgtaTGATATCATTCGCTTTGAACtaaattgacattttttttcaAGAGACCTTAAATATCCgacattttataaataatttcatttcttttttacttttcacgTGGGACATTGTTCTCTCGAACACTCATTATACTGCTCCCTTTCATCCTTTTTAATATGTCGTTTAATGTTTTGACACAATTAtatattaagataattatttgACAATCAACATTAATCATTGGAGGCAGAATATTTGCCTAAAttacaatttgatttaatgatatAGTTACATACAAATTGGTGAGACGTCATAGTTTTATatccttatataattaattttaagcgGTCCAATCCTaattagaaattaaataaaaataatatataagccACGCATGCAAGTTACAACTCACAAGTATTATGTGTGTATAgtctttatcatttcattatatacttaattcaatgaattgattaattccaaaattttattgttcttttctctttaatgaaataaaatatctaagaagaaagaataaaatgaagatgCCATGGAATTTGTATAATATAGTTTAAGGCCAATTGACATATATGAAAACAAAAGTAAatccaatatatttttaataagttaGAAAACATGGGAgtgtaaaataaattaatgtatatttttatatatatatatatgttcattgatttcttcatatatatttttatgttattttaaaatcttttaatgaaactTTTGACTCTACTATTAACCTAATCatcatagatcaaactaatttttaatgaataaaaaaaaattaattttttttttttaaaatgatgtggacctctaatatgctGCCACGTGATAAAGCTGTTTTCTAAAAACTGTCTGTTAAAAGTAATGGtatggatgagccagttttgtaacggtgatggcatgaatgagcccaacttttaacggatggcataaatgagccatttctgatagttcagtggcatatttgagccctTTTCCTATTGCTAATGAAAAATCGCAAATCGTGAATACTCCCTTCGAGTCTTGGGGACTAATCTGGTAACCTCCTCTTCCTTCACCTCTCTCATGGGAACATGTGAACATAACATCCATTAACTCACTATCTTCCACCATTATAAAATCATATATTCTTGTTTCCCACCATCCGTATTATTGACCATTGAACTTGGAGGTCTAGTGGTGGACTGATCTTCTTCCAGGTTTGGTGGAGCTACCATTTCTGAGCTGGAACCTCTCTAGGTGTTACCCTTTTAGAGAGAtctagctctaataccaattgatgCAATGTATGGGTCTACTGAATACAATCGGACTTGATCCCTAAGCTACAAGTGTAGTACAATGTAAATAGAAAGAAAGGCGCAGCAATACTGTAAAGAACACACTATGTTTACGTGGAAACTTCCTTGATCAAGGGAAGTAAAATCCACGACCTGTTATTAGGATTTCCAAACTCCACTATTCAAGCAACCAAGTGATTACAAACTCCTATAATCACCAACTCTCATAGtaactctattacaagacaagTGTGATAACTCTAACACACTTACAACTAACTAACTCTGGTCATTGATCCTTGGCAACTCTAACCAGGACTTAATGCCACCAATGATGAAGACAAACACTTGACCAACTTACAAACGGCTCGAACAACTAATTCTAGCTACTTTGACTCGAGCTAATACTTGGACAAGCTACACATCTACTATCCTTAATAATCAGGAGTAGATTTACaatttaaaaacaagaacacaaaaaCTCAACACACGACAAGACCACAAATGAGCACTCAATCAGATCCCTTGTATGAGATGTGTTCGATGGACGAATTTTGCTGTAGAGAAGACAAATTTTTGATTTTACAAATAGATTTTGTTGTATGTAGATGATCCTTTTATATGAGACAACAAAACCTAGAATTCTTCCTATTGGTCGAGGTTCAGCTCCTCTACTGCCGCGCTACCAACTTTCTACAGGAAAGTACAACTTCCAGTTGTAGTCAAGCAAGTCATCTTCAGAGAACATCCTCATTTGGGACCGGCTCCCGCAGATACTTAATAAACCATTGATCAGGAACTTTGCGGAATATAATAGTTTGTcgatcatcaaaacttcaaggatATGACACGACACTTTAATAAAATTTGacatttgagattgttatttacTATACAATGAACTTGGAAACTGCCATACTAACATGAAGTATGTtgctatgtattttatatttaatttcagTCAATTTTATGTATGTTAATTTTGTCAAATCAAGGATCAGAGATATTATTTGGAGGAGGAGTTTGTGTTTTGTGTGACTTTTTCTTTTAAGATGATTACTCTTGATAGGCtttacaaatataattatttCTCCAACTGTAAGACTGGTTTATCCAACCACCTTTTCTATTGTATTGACTTCCATGGGTTGTGAGTGAGACATTAACTCATTGACTCCTAAGTCTGACAATTAAATGCCGTTGACTTAGCAAGACTTTGTAATGATTCATTACACATATACAAAGAACTTAACCCTGCTCAAGTTCTTCACAAATCAAAACAATCAACTGAAATCCTTTAGCCATAATGATGCTTCCCaggatattttttttccttcagttTCCCACTCTCTTATATCTTTTTACAGTCTCTTTTGCTTCCACTGAGGAAGCAACTGCTCTTCTCAAATGGAAAGCAACTTTCCATAACTAGAATAATTCCTTATTGGCTTCTTGGACACTAAGTACTGACTCATGCAGGGATTGGTACGGAATAATATGCTTTAATGGTCGGATAAACAGGTTGAATATTACAAATGTTGGTGTTACTGGTACACTCtatgatttttcattttcatCTCTCCCTTTTCTTGAATACATTGATCTTAGCATGAACCAACTCTTTGGAGCCATTCCACCTGAACTAGGAAAGCTCACTAATCTTGTCCATCTTAATTTATCCATCAATCAGATTTCAGGTTCAATCCCACCACAAACTGGCTCACTAACCAAACTTGAGACTCTCGACATCTTTCACAACCATTTAAATGGTTCCATTCCTGTTGAAGTAGGGAAGATGAAGTCACTTGAGGTTTTAACCTTAGGGAATAACAATCTTTCTGGCCCAATTCCAACTACTCTAGGTGATTTAACTAGGCTAAAAATTTTGTATCTTTATTCTAACCAACTTTCTGGTCCCATTCCTAGTGAGTTGGGGAATTTGAAAAACCTCACTGATTTGGAATTGTCTGATAATCAGCTTAGTGGTTCAATTCCAATTACTCTAGGTGACTTAACCGAGCTCAATAGTCTGTACCTTTATTCTAATCAACTTTCTGGACCCATTCTTAGTGAGTTGGGGAATTTGAAAAACCTCACTGATTTGGAATTGTCTCATAATCAACTTAGTGGTTCAATTCCAATTACTCTAGGTGACTTAACCGAGCTCAATAGTCTGTACCTTTATTCTAATCAACTTTCTGGATCCATCCTTAGTGAGTTGGGGAATTTGAAAAACCTCACCGATTTGGAATTATCTCATAATCAACTTAGTGGTTCAATTCCAATTACTCTAGGTGACTTAGCTGAGCTCAAGATATTGTACCTTTATTCTAATGAACTTTCTGGTCCCATTCCTAGTGAGTTGGGGAGTTTAAAAAACCTAATCGATTTGGCATTATCTGATAATCAGCTTAGTGGTTCAATTCCAATTACTCTAGGTGACTTAACCGAGCTCAACATTTTGTACCTTCATTTGAACAATCTTTTCGGTCCCATTCCTAGTGAGTTGGGGAATTTGAAAAACCTCACTGATTTGGAATTGTCTCATAATCAGCTTAGTGGTTCAATTCCAATTACTCTAGGTGACTTAACTGAGCTCAAGATATTGTACCTTTATTCTAATCAACTTTCTGGACCCATTCTTAGTGAGTTGGGAAAATGCAACAAATTGACTGATGTGCGAATAGCGAGAAATAGAATTGAAGGTAGCATACCACCAGAGATTGGAAATGTCAAAGGGCTTCTAGGACTTGATCTTTCATCGAATCATTTGATTGGGCAGATTCCAAAGGAATTTGGAAAATTAATCTCTCTGATTATGCTTTTGGTGCAAAATAACAGTATTTCTGGCAATATACCTGAGGAACTTGGGTCACTGGTAAAATTAGAGTCCCTCGATCTATCTGATAACAGATTGAATGGATCGATCTCGACATGTATAGGAGATTTCGTGCACTTGTTTCAGTTGAACCTGAGCAATAACAAATTTGGCCAAAACATTCCAATGGAGATAGGGAGGATGACTCAGCTTAATGTACTTGATTTGAGTCATAATCATCTGGTTGGAGATATTCCCTCTCATTTAGTTAGTTTGAAGGTGTTGGTAGACTTAAATTTTTCCCGCAACGGACTGTCCGGGCACATTCCTGAAGAACTTGAAAGTTTGACTGGTTTGCAGGATGTTTTTCTGTCATACAATGAGTTGGAAGGTCCAATCCCTAATAATAAAGCTTTTATTACTGCTTTATTAGAAGGTAATAAAGGTCTTTGCGGCAATCTAACAGGATTCCAGCCCTATGAAAGGCCATCTACTGTGGTGAAGAAGCACTCAATGGTGAAGCGACATAAATTCATCCTCATCACTCTACTTCCTGTTATGGGAGCACTAGTACTTATCTGTGCTTTCCTTGGTGTTCTGTTTATGTGTGATAAAAGAAGGAGAGCTAAAGATGACGGAAGACGGAATAATGATGGTTGGCTTTCAATAGCCATGTTAGATGGGAAGGCATTGTACATGGACATCTTAAACGCCACAGAGGAGTTTGATGCAACATTTTGCACTGGGCAAGGAGGGCATGGAAGCGTTTACAAGGTCAACCTCCCATCATTAGGGACTATAGCTGTGAAGAGACTTCACTCTTCATTTGAGAATACACATCCCAAAGGCTTCATGAATGAAGTAAGGGCATTGACTGGGATTAAGCACCGGAACATTGTGAACCTCTATGGCTATTGTTCGCATGCACCACACTCGTTCTTGGTTTATGAGTATGTGGAGAGGGGGAGTTTGTCTAATATTTTAAGCAATGAAGTTGAG
Proteins encoded in this window:
- the LOC107868717 gene encoding MDIS1-interacting receptor like kinase 2-like isoform X1, giving the protein MMKGHNFILITVLPIMGTLVLLCALAGALLMCDQRRRVREVEKWDDGWLSISMIDGKALYRDILNATGDFDAKFCIGKGGHGSVYKVNLPSLGNIATKRFHSSFENTHPKSFMNEVRALTGIKHWNIVNLYGYFSNAQHSFLVYEYVERGNLSSILSIEVESKKLDWIKRVNIIKGVAFALSYMHHDCLPPIVHRDISSSNILLDFKYEARVADFGIAKLLKPDSSNCTAFAGTYGYVAPELAFTMKVTQMCDVYSFGVLALEIIKGKHLEEYITVLANSSTIDHVQHGDFLDERLPYPEDRVNEILFFYHQTPKSRPTMHFISHKLSSMDVHPPTHQRNPYIRRAT
- the LOC107868717 gene encoding MDIS1-interacting receptor like kinase 2-like isoform X2 — its product is MMKGHNFILITVLPIMGTLVLLCALAGALLMCDQRRRVREVEKWDDGWLSISMIDGKALYRDILNATGDFDAKFCIGKGGHGSVYKVNLPSLGNIATKRFHSSFENTHPKSFMNEVRALTGIKHWNIVNLYGYFSNAQHSFLVYEYVERGNLSSILSIEVESKKLDWIKRVNIIKGVAFALSYMHHDCLPPIVHRDISSSNILLDFKYEARVADFGIAKLLKPDSSNCTAFAGTYGYVAPGYTNV